The Ananas comosus cultivar F153 linkage group 7, ASM154086v1, whole genome shotgun sequence genome has a window encoding:
- the LOC109712418 gene encoding pentatricopeptide repeat-containing protein At2g01860-like, giving the protein MNHILSTFNFSNPPLHKNHNEIRRGNGRFGSNRADRIAVSARFRSKPKLSQTLHNQQTKTKAPLNLEGSGAQVFDEEGSDKFELSKEEEDDDDDESGGCSDDSGWTQEELDAISALFDRPIPRKPVKPSKERPLPLPSPYKTRPDGIPTPKRHIRSNAARSDVSSRLSFSDRVRKNPQVLVKIAREIAALPSPESDVSAILDRYAPFLRKGSLSMTIRELGHMGLPERALQTLLWAQKQQQQQKNGLFPDDQILASTVQVLARFGRLKLGSEIKNYLSSASRSVLEAMARGFIRAGNLNLARKILLLAKDGRRTLDSSIHAKLILEAGKTPDGYKLASALLDELGEREEFDLKPQDCTAVMKVCVRLRRFEAVESLFDWFKESGRRPSVVMYTTVMHSRYCDGKYREGLALIWEMEGSNCLLDLPAYRVVIKLCIASNDLARAVRYFSRLKEAGFVPTHDIYCNVIKVYAAFGRVAKCKQLCREAESVGLKLDGETVSLLGEMENVR; this is encoded by the coding sequence ATGAATCACATACTCTCTACATTCAACTTTAGTAATCCTCCTCTGCACAAGAATCACAACGAAATCCGACGAGGAAATGGTAGATTCGGCTCGAATCGAGCCGACCGGATTGCCGTCTCTGCTCGTTTCCGATCGAAACCAAAACTATCTCAAACTCTCCACAATCAGCAAACCAAAACCAAAGCTCCCTTAAATTTAGAGGGTAGTGGTGCACAAGTGTTTGATGAGGAGGGGAGTGACAAGTTTGAATTGTCGAAAGAAgaggaggatgatgatgatgatgaaagtGGTGGTTGTAGTGATGATTCTGGGTGGACCCAAGAAGAGCTCGATGCGATATCTGCGCTTTTCGATCGGCCGATTCCTCGGAAACCCGTCAAGCCGTCGAAGGAACGGCCCCTCCCTCTCCCGTCGCCGTACAAGACACGGCCGGACGGTATTCCGACGCCGAAGCGCCACATTCGGTCGAATGCTGCAAGATCGGATGTTTCGTCTCGGCTATCTTTCAGCGATCGAGTGCGCAAGAACCCGCAAGTCCTTGTTAAGATAGCTAGAGAGATTGCAGCTCTTCCTTCGCCGGAGTCGGATGTTTCTGCAATTCTCGATCGATATGCTCCGTTCCTTCGGAAGGGTTCTTTGTCGATGACGATTCGAGAGCTGGGGCACATGGGCTTGCCGGAACGGGCGCTCCAAACCTTGCTTTGGGctcagaagcagcagcagcagcagaagaacGGGCTCTTCCCTGACGATCAGATTCTCGCGTCCACCGTCCAAGTATTGGCACGGTTCGGCAGACTAAAGCTCGGATCGGAAATCAAGAACTATCTCAGCTCCGCGAGCCGCTCGGTGCTCGAAGCAATGGCGAGGGGATTCATCAGAGCAGGGAACTTAAACCTCGCCCGGAAGATCCTACTACTCGCTAAGGACGGTAGAAGGACATTGGATTCGAGCATCCACGCGAAGCTTATATTGGAGGCGGGAAAGACCCCCGACGGTTACAAGCTTGCTTCGGCGTTGCTCGACGAgctcggagagagagaggagtttgaTTTGAAGCCGCAGGACTGCACAGCCGTAATGAAAGTCTGCGTCAGGCTTAGAAGATTCGAAGCCGTGGAGAGCTTGTTCGATTGGTTTAAGGAATCGGGTCGACGCCCGTCTGTGGTCATGTACACGACGGTGATGCATAGTCGGTACTGCGATGGGAAGTATAGGGAGGGGCTGGCTTTGATTTGGGAGATGGAGGGGTCAAACTGTCTTTTGGATCTTCCGGCGTATCGAGTCGTGATAAAACTCTGCATTGCTTCGAATGATCTTGCGAGGGCCGTAAGATACTTTTCGAGATTGAAGGAGGCGGGGTTCGTCCCGACTCATGATATATATTGTAACGTGATCAAAGTTTACGCAGCTTTCGGGAGGGTGGCAAAGTGTAAGCAGCTGTGCAGAGAAGCCGAGTCGGTTGGCCTTAAATTGGATGGTGAGACGGTATCTTTGCTCGGAGAAATGGAAAATGTTCGGTGA